TCTGGGACAGGGGATTGCTCAATTTTTGCGCAGGTAGAGAATGTCAAATCAGTGTAGGGGATAAACAGTCTGTAGTTCTTTGAATGTTATTGCTTTTCTTGGTCATTGTTAATGTCCTTGGCCTGAGAATTGGAGGTAGGGGAAGTTTTGAGGTAGTAATTGGAAATGGAGAGGTCACCCTCCAATATGTGGGGGCCTTAAAATAGCCAAGAATAGTGTTTTTTATGGGGCAGCTCCTTGATTATCAGTGGATGAATCAAATTCAGTATTACTTTCCTGAAAGCTTGAACAGTTGGTATGTGTCAGAATTCAGAGTTGTCTGTCTTGAGCTTGTTTTGGGATTCTTAGTGTCTACACAATTGATTTAACccatgtattttctctttcagtcTGATCAATGCACTGGCTTGCAGGGTTTCCTGATTTTCCACAGTTTTGGGGGAGGCACTGGCTCAGGTTTTACTTCTCTGCTAATGGAGCGCCTGTCAGTTGACTATGGGAAAAAATCAAAATTGGAATTTGCCATCTACCCTGCACCACAGGTCTCAACAGCTGTTGTTGAGCCATACAACTCCATCCTGACTACCCACACCACTCTGGAGCATTCTGACTGTGCCTTTATGGTTGATAATGAGGCCATCTATGACATTTGCCGTAGGAATCTGGACATCGAACGCCCAACCTACACCAATCTCAATCGCCTCATTGGTCAGATAGTCTCTTCCATTACTGCTTCCCTCAGATTTGATGGTGCCTTAAATGTGGATCTTACTGAATTTCAAACTAACTTGGTGCCTTACCCTCGTATCCACTTCCCATTGGTAACATATTCCCCAATCATTTCGGCAGAGAAAGCCTATCATGAGCAACTCTCTGTGTCCGAGATAACCAATGCCTGCTTTGAGCCATCCAATCAGATGGTGAAGTGTGACCCTCGCCATGGCAAGTACATGGCCTGTTGTATGCTGTATCGTGGGGATGTTGTCCCCAAGGATGTCAACGCTGCTATTGCTGCTATCAAAACCAAGCGCACAATCCAGTTTGTGGACTGGTGCCCTACTGGTT
The Harpia harpyja isolate bHarHar1 chromosome 19, bHarHar1 primary haplotype, whole genome shotgun sequence DNA segment above includes these coding regions:
- the LOC128154443 gene encoding tubulin alpha-8 chain; this translates as MRECISVHVGQAGVQIGNACWELYCLEHGIQPNGTMPSDKTVGGGDDSFNTFFSETGAGKHVPRAVFVDLEPAVIDEVRNGTYKQLFHPEQLISGKEDAANNYARGHYTVGKEIIDLVLERIRKLSDQCTGLQGFLIFHSFGGGTGSGFTSLLMERLSVDYGKKSKLEFAIYPAPQVSTAVVEPYNSILTTHTTLEHSDCAFMVDNEAIYDICRRNLDIERPTYTNLNRLIGQIVSSITASLRFDGALNVDLTEFQTNLVPYPRIHFPLVTYSPIISAEKAYHEQLSVSEITNACFEPSNQMVKCDPRHGKYMACCMLYRGDVVPKDVNAAIAAIKTKRTIQFVDWCPTGFKVGINYQPPTVVPGGDLAKVQRAVCMLSNTTAIAEAWARLDHKFDLMYAKRAFVHWYVGEGMEEGEFSEAREDLAALEKDYEEVGTDSMDGEDEGEEY